A segment of the uncultured Fibrobacter sp. genome:
ACTTGCAATGATTGCAACAGGAATCGCCCAGCCGATAATCTTCCAAATCGGAGCGCTCTTCGGAATCACGCTAATAGATTCTTCGCTCGGGAGTTCGCGGTCTTCTTCGATAATTTTAGCGATACCGTTCATGTGACCGGCACCGACAACTGCCACGATCTTTTTGCCCGGAGCGTTTCTGATTTTGCTTGCGAGGAACTGGTCGCGTTCGTCGATAAGCACTTGCTTGACTTCGGGGAACGACTTTCCGAAATCCTGCATCATGGCGCTCAAGGCATCTTGCTGCTTGATTTTGGCCAAGTCTTCTTCGCTGACTTCGGTGCGGTCAAAAATGCTTGCGATGAGTCCGCCCAAAAGGCTTAGCTTGCGGTACCAAGGAGTGCAGGCCCAAGTACGCTTGAGCGTAATCTTGATATCGCGGTCGGCAAGCACCAGTTCGGCATTCTTTTCGCCGGCGACATCGACCGCTTCCTTGAGTTCGGAACCCGGCTTTACACCTGTCTGCGCACCCATGCGCTTTTGGTAAGACCCGAGCACCAGGTTGGCAATGAGGGTCGCCAATTGCTTTTTCTTGATAACTTGCTTGAGGTCGGTCTTTTTCCAGCGGTCCGGATCCTTAATGGAATTCAGGCGTCCTTCGTCCAATTCAACACAAACTGTATCTGGGGATTCTGCTTCAATAGTTGCCCGAACCAGGTCCTTGGAGGCCTGTGAAATATGGGCTGTACCAATTAGAATAAACTCTCTATCGTCTTTTTTTATGCGGCAAATGTCGGATTTTTCGTTCATCGGCATAAATGATAGCAAGAAAATGGCTTGCAAATTGAAAAAAATTATTCTTTTTTGTTGACTTTATCAAAAAATGTTTATATTTATGTGGAAAATTTATTTTTTCGGAGGTTTCATCCTATGAAAAAAATTTTGGCATATGTTTCTTTGGCCGCGCTGGTTCTGACCGGCTGTGCAGGTTCTAGGTCTGATGATCCCGAGGCCTTGGATAACGCTCTCGTGGGTTTCACCTCTTGTGTGCAGGGTTCCCGCTGGCAGGAAGCTTTGGAATACGTGACCCCGAGCGAAGCTGATGTTATTGCCACTTCTGATGGTTACGAATTCAAGGACGAATACAAGACTGCAGCTCGCAGACTTCCGCTTTCGACACTCCGCCGCGCCGGTCTCCAGGTCGACGGCAGAGGCCGCCTGGTCGGCATCAAGGACGCCATGGACGAAGCCAATGGCCGCTACGTGATGTCTGAAGAACAGGCCAAGGTCGGTACGAACCTGAAGCAGATGGAAGACGAACGCGTGAAGCGCCGCATCGAACAGGGTCAGAAGATCTTGCAGGAAGAAGAGGAAGAAGCTAACCAGGAACAGGAAGAAATCGTCTATTCCAACAAGCTGACCGACGAAGAAAAGCGCAAGTACGGTAGCACCCGCGACCTGCAGGCTCCGGAAGCTTACGAAGACGAAAGCACTCAGGAAGCTGAAGAAACCCTCTACAGCGGCGACTACGACAATCCGTAATGCTTAACCTGTTTCACAAAAATTTGACAAAGACGGCGCTTTTAAAGGCGTCGTTTTTTGCAGTAGTGTTCGCCCTCTTGGCTAGCTTTACCGCCTGCGATTTGGGACCTGACCCGGCCGCCGACGGCGCTCGCTTCAACAGGCATTTTCATTACTACTATGTACAGGATTGCCGTGCCGATGCCTTCGGCCCTTACGATTGCGGAACAATCCACGCTTTGAGCCCTTCCATGACCGTGGGGCTTCGAATTGATAGCGACGGATTGGCCTCCTTGAACCTCGATGGCGACCGCTATTATTACCTGGAATCGGAATATACCCAAGGCTGGGACAGCCAATACGGTTCCTATTTCAGTTTTGTGCAAGACAATGACGAACTGACCATCTATAGTAGCGGCGAAGTCATGGCCTATTGGGACAACAATAACGGCCTTGTTACCTACTACTTTTACGACATCTTTGATTGACGTCGGGGCTTCAAGTTTCTATTTTTAGCCCCACTCATGAGCAATTCTGAAAATTTTGTCATCGCCCTTGATGGCGGTTCGGGTACCGGCAAGAGTACCACTGCAAAAATCGTTGCAAAGACTTTAGGTATTACCTATTTGGACACGGGCGCCATGTACCGCGCCGTGACACTTGCCGCCCTCGACGCAGGACTTGCTGCCGAAGAAGGCCCCGCAATGGACAAATTGCTCGAAAACCTGACCCTCGGGTTCGATTCCGAAAACCACATCCTCATTAACGGTGTCTGCCGCGAAAACGAAATCCGCGGCATGAAGGTATCGAGCAACGTGAGCATCTACTGCGCACTCCCGTCGGTCCGTGCCGCCATGACCAAGCAGCAGCGCGAAATCGGCAAGAAGCAGAGCTGCATTCTGGATGGCCGCGACATCGGAACCGTGGTGTTCCCCGATGCAAAGTACAAGTTTTTCATGGTTACGGATGTTAAAGTCCGTGCCGAACGCCGCTACAAGGAACTCCTTGAAAAGGGCGAAAAAGTGACTTTCGAAGAAGTCCTCAACAACCTGGTCGAACGCGACCGCCTGGACTCTTCCCGTGCCACAGCCCCGTTAAAAAAAGCGGACGACGCTATTGAAATTGACACTACACACATCTCAATCCAACAACAGGTTCAAAAGATTCTCGACTACGTAGGTGTAGTGGCGTAGCCTGAATCCTTTGTTCCGCAACCCAATTAAACAATATGTCTCAAAATCTCAAATTCGGTACCGCTGAAGATCTCGCTGAAATCCTCGCCGCTCAGGGCGAATGCAGCCCCGACTTCCGTAAGCAGAACGCTGACGTTTACGCCGGCATGGATTGCCTTGAACAGGGCAAGCTCGTCACTGGTAAGATTAGCCAGGTGAACGACCAGGAAGTCTTGATCGACGTGAACTACAAGTCCGAAGGTGTCATTGACCGTGCTGAATTCAAGGACACGGACTCCCTCGAAATCGGTTCCGAAATCGAAGTGTTTGTCGAAAAGCTCGAAGATGAAGACGGCCGTCTCATCCTTTCGAAGCAGAAGGCCGACTTCGTTCGCGTGTGGGATCGCATCCACGCTGCATTCGAAAACAACGAAGTCGTGCGTGGTACGCTCACGAAGCGTATCAAGGGCGGTGTGGTTGTCGACCTGTTCGGCATCGACGCCTTCCTCCCGGGTTCCCAGATCGACCTCCGTCAGATCCCGGACATCAACGCCCTCATTGGTCAGGAATACGACCTCAAGGTTATCAAGGTCAACAAGGCTCGCCGCAACATCGTCGTGTCTCGCCGTGTTGTTCTCGAAGAAGAACGCAACAAGCAGCGTGGCGACGTTCTCGAAACTCTCGAGAAGGGTCAGGTCCGCAAGGGTATCGTCAAGAACATCACCGACTTCGGTGCATTCATTGACCTCGGCGGCGTAGACGGCCTCCTCCACATCACCGACATGAGCTACAAGCGCATCAACCACCCGACCGAATTGCTCCAGCTCGGCCAGGAAGTCGAAGTTATGGTTCTCGACTTCAACGACAAGAAGGAACGTATCTCTCTCGGCATGAAGCAGCTTAAGCCGCATCCGTGGAAGGACATCGCCGAACGTTATCCGGAAGGCGCTATCGTTAAGGGTAAGGTTGTTTCCATTACCGATTACGGTGCATTCGTTGAACTGGATAGCGGCGTTGAAGGCCTCATCCACGTTTCCGAAATGTCCTGGACTCAGCATGTCAAGCACCCGTCCAAGATCCTCACTGTTGGTCAGGAAGTCGAAGCTGTCGTGCTCAAGGTTGAAGAAGATGCAGAACGTATCTCTCTCGGCATGAAGCAGCTCGAATCCGATCCGTGGGATTCTATCGAAACCGAACTTCCGCCGGGTGCCCGCGTGGTTGGTGAAATCCGCAACATCGCTTCCTTCGGCGCCTTCGTCGAAATCAAGGAAGGTGTTGATGGCCTCATCCACGTTTCCGACATGTCCTGGACCAAAAAGATCACTCACCCGAACGAAATGGTCAAGAAGGGTGACAAGGTCGAATGCGTCGTGCTCGCCGTCGATAAGGAAAAGCGCCGCATTTCTCTGTCCATGAAGCACCTCACCGAAGATCCGTGGGACACCATCGACAACACCTATCCGGTGAACTCCGAAGTGAAGGGCAAGATCGTTCGCATGCTCGACCGCGGTGTCGTGGTTGAACTCGCTGACGGTATCGAAGGCTTCATCCCGGTTTCCAAGCTCACCGCTGAATACATCAAGGTTCCGGCCGATGCATTCAAGGTTGGCGACGAAGTTCCGGCTGTCGTGACCGAAATCGATCAGAACAACCGTAAGATCTTCCTCTCTGTGGTTGACTACTTCAAGAACCGTGAATCCGCTGAGCTCAAGGCTTGGATGGACTCTCACAAGCCGGGCGAATCTGGCACCACCATTGGTGAAGCCGCCGCTCCGAAGAAGAAGGCTTCCAAGAAGAAGGCTGACGCTGAAGCCGAAGCTTAATTCGCTTCTTTAAAAGCTTAAAGGAATCCCGTGGGCAACCGCGGGATTTCTTTTTGTATCTTTGGCACCATGGGAAGAATCGCATGGATAGACAACTGCAAGGCTCTAGCGATAAGCATTGTCGTTTTGGGCCACCTTGAATCAATCTACCTTGTGAACGAGGTTCTCTTTTCGTTTGCGATGCCCGCCTTCTTTTTTCTTTCTGGCTATACATTCAAGCGGTCCGCAAGCGCCCCGTTTATCGAATTTATCCGGAAAAAATTCCGCAGCCTTATCATCCCCTATTTTGGTTTTTCGGCAATCCTGTTCGCCTTTTGGTTTTTGGTCCGCCGGAATTTCGGCTTGACCGGACAACAGCCCGGAATTACGGTGCCTGACGTGCTATTGCAAATTGTCCGCGGAGTGAACAGCGAATCTTTCGTGACTCCGCTATGGTTCCTAACATGCCTTTTCGTGACCGAGTTGTTCTTTTGGGGACTACAGAAGTTCATAAAGAAACAGCCCGCTATTTGGGCTATAATTCTAGTCCTTTTCGGTTTCGGAATTTATTACTGGTTCTACATGGACATCCAGCATTTTTCGCATGCCTTTTGGAACGTCGATCAAGCCTGTTTTTACCTTTACTTTTTGAGCATCGGTTTTGCATTTTCGAGCCGCAATTTAGCCGAGCGTTTATTTTGCAACCTAAAGCGAAACCTTGCAACCGCGCTCGTTTTGCCGGCGGTGTTCACAGTTGCTTTTATCGCCCGTGAAAGCACCACAACCACTTGGCAAATCCTGCTGCTTCAGGCAGTCATGTGTAACGCTAGTTTGTTTGCATTCATCGCCATCGGGAACGCGATTCCGCAAAACAAAATCTTGAATTTTATCGGGCAGAACACCCTTACGATTCTTGCACTGCACATTATAGTGCAAAGTCTCTTGCGCGGCACCTTGCTTAAAGCGGTTCACCTGGATCCGGAGCTATTGCAGAATTCACTAGGACTAAGCCTCCTGCTGACTCTCGTGACACTTGCCGCACTCGTTCCCGCGATTCTATTGATAAACCGATTTATCCCGTGGTTAGCCGGGAAACGCAAAGTCAGATAAGTCCGCAATTTCTAATTTTCATTCCATGAACCTCGCTGGAAAGAAAATTTTGCTCGGAGTCTCGGGCGGCATTGCCGTTTACAAGAGCTGCGAGCTGTTGCGCCTGCTGCAGAAGAAGGGCGCCGAAGTACGCGTGTGCATGACCGACGCAGCCACTGAATTCGTGGCGTCGCTGACTTTTGCAAGCCTTAGCAAGTGTCCTGTGTACCTGAAGAACGGAGCCGTCGAGGCGCGCCCCTTCCAGCATATTGATTTTCCGCGCTGGGCAGACCTCTATTTGGTGGTGCCCGCGACCGCGAATGTCATCGGTAAATTCGCCTGCGGCATCGCCGACGATCCGGTGAGCCTTTGCTTTATAAGCTGCACGTGCCCGCGCGTGATTGCGCCCGCCATGAATGTGGCGATGTATAATTCGCCCGCCGTAAAGCGCAACCTCGAGATTTTGCGCGGCTTTGAAGACACAACCGTACTTGAATCCCCTGCAGGGGAACTCGCCTGTGGTGAAGTCGGACAAGGTCGCCTGATGGAACCAGCCGAAATCGTGAAGTGGTTGGAAGGGGCAAGCCTGCCCCTCGCTGCAGCCGCATGCGCGTCTTCCGCTACCCCATCGCCTAAGGGCACGGCCCCTAAAACCCCCGCGCCGGCAATTCCTGTCGCTGTCGATATTCCGCCGACACAAGACGCGAGCCTTCCTGGCTATGGCAAGAAAGTCCTGTTGACCGCAGGCCGTACCGAAGAAGCCATCGACCCGGTGCGTTATATCAGCAATCGCAGCAGCGGTAAGACTGCCGTTGCACTCGCCTCGGTATTCTTCGCCAACGGATTTGAGGTCGAAGTGGTCGCAGGCCCGATGGAAGCGAAGTTCCCTGGCGGAGTGAAAGTGACTCGAGTAACAAGCGCCCGCGACATGCACGACGCCGTCCTTGAACGAATGAAGAGTGCAAGCGCGCTCGTTCACTGCGCCGCCGTTGCCGACTACCGCCCGAAAGTGGCCGCCACCGAAAAGATTAAGGATAGCCGGAGCCAGCTGATTCTGGAACTGGAACCGAACCCGAATATTTTGCGAGACAGCGTCGCCCAAAAACGCGACAATCAAGTGATTGTCGGATTCGCACTTGAAACCGATCACTTTGAAGAACACGCCGCCGAAAAGCTTGCAAAGAGCGGCGCCGACGCACTGCTTTTGAACGCGCCCGTGGCCGCCGACTCCGGCTTTGGCCGCGACTGCGTGCGGTTCGCCCTGGTGGAAAAGGGCAAGCCCGTTCCACCACTCGCCATGGGCGAGAAGGTCGATTTGGCCGAGACGATTTTGAACTTTTGCCTGGAGCGCCTGAATGGCTGACGAATTTGACTTTAGCGAACTGCGCAACTACCTTTCAGGACAAATCGACCTGGGCGAAGCGGAACTCTTGCTAGACGAGCCGTGGACGCTCACCCGCAAGCCCGCAGTTCCTGGAGCGCCTGCAGCACGCCCGGCAGCCCCGCGTCCTGTCGCACCGAGCATTGTTCCGCCGACTCCGGCCGCAGCCCCCGCAGCACGCCCGGTACCGCGCAACTTGCCGCCTCAATTCCCGAACAGTTCCACAGCCGCACCAACCGAAGCTTCGCAGGCCCCGATTCCAGACACCACCGGATTTGCGCCTTCGCTCTTCGGCGCCGTCGATTCCAAGGCTACCGCCATTCCGGCTGTCAACATGCCGACTGAGCGCGTCGTAAAGCGCACGGCATCTGCCTTCGAATCTGTCAGTTCTCTTGATGCATTCTACGAATCCATCAAGGGCGAAGCCATGTACGCCAAGGAAGCAGCACTCGCCCGCTATGTTGGTCCCGCCAAGCCGAAACTGCTTTTTCTGCTCCCCGCCATTAAAATGGCCGAAGCAGCAAATATCTCGGCAACAAGCACCAGCGCCTTCTTCGGGACTCCCGTCGGCGAAATGCTTTCACGCCTGTTCGCAAGTTTGAGCATCGAACAAAAAGATATCGGCATCACGTACTTCTTCAAGTCGACCGAGCGCCCGCTCGCGCCGCTTCTCGAAGCCGCGCTCCGTAAAATGCTCACCAAAGAACTCAGTTTCATTCAGCCCGAAATCATGGTGACCTTCGGACAACCGCTGTTCTATCAAGTATTTGGCAAAGGCAAAAATTTCGACGACAACGCCGGCACCGCCATGGACTTTGCCGGCACCAAGAGTGTCGCGCTCGTAGACCCCTACCTCATGGTAAACGACAAGCAGATGAAATGGCTCACGTGGAAGGTTCACATCCCGCGCAGCGGCATGTTCACCATCGCGGCGAAGTAGCTACACTTCAATGAGCGTTGCCACGAGGCAGCTGTCTTTAGTGTGGCCGGAGCCGACAAAATCGATGTCCTGCGACTTGCTCCAAAGAGTTTTCGCTTTCGGATGGACGGACGCAACCGACGCGAGCGCATTCCGCGAGAAGGCGGACAAATTAAATTCGCTGTAATTGGAACTCACCATAAAGAGGCCGCCCTTGTTCAGGAGCGTGGCGCAGTCGGCTACGAGCGGCATCAAGTGTTCGCGCACGTTGAAGTTCTTGCCCTTGAAGCGGGCAAAGCTGGGCGGGTCAAGCACGATGGCATCGAACTTGAGGCCTTTCTTTTGCGCCCAGTGAACGTATTCAACGGCATTGCCTCTGAAGAATTCGCCCTGCTTGGGTTCGAGCCCATTAAGGGCGTAGTTTTCGCGGCCTTTGTCCAGAATC
Coding sequences within it:
- a CDS encoding TraB/GumN family protein; this encodes MNEKSDICRIKKDDREFILIGTAHISQASKDLVRATIEAESPDTVCVELDEGRLNSIKDPDRWKKTDLKQVIKKKQLATLIANLVLGSYQKRMGAQTGVKPGSELKEAVDVAGEKNAELVLADRDIKITLKRTWACTPWYRKLSLLGGLIASIFDRTEVSEEDLAKIKQQDALSAMMQDFGKSFPEVKQVLIDERDQFLASKIRNAPGKKIVAVVGAGHMNGIAKIIEEDRELPSEESISVIPKSAPIWKIIGWAIPVAIIASIIAVGVHTGAEKAGELSLQWAMLTGGGAMLGTIIAGGHPLTVLVALIAAPFTGLTPLIGVGFFTALTQVYMRPPRVSEMETLTDDIWQVKRWWKNRVTRVILCFLCPGIPAIIGKILAIFKIYQAF
- the cmk gene encoding (d)CMP kinase, producing the protein MSNSENFVIALDGGSGTGKSTTAKIVAKTLGITYLDTGAMYRAVTLAALDAGLAAEEGPAMDKLLENLTLGFDSENHILINGVCRENEIRGMKVSSNVSIYCALPSVRAAMTKQQREIGKKQSCILDGRDIGTVVFPDAKYKFFMVTDVKVRAERRYKELLEKGEKVTFEEVLNNLVERDRLDSSRATAPLKKADDAIEIDTTHISIQQQVQKILDYVGVVA
- the rpsA gene encoding 30S ribosomal protein S1, yielding MSQNLKFGTAEDLAEILAAQGECSPDFRKQNADVYAGMDCLEQGKLVTGKISQVNDQEVLIDVNYKSEGVIDRAEFKDTDSLEIGSEIEVFVEKLEDEDGRLILSKQKADFVRVWDRIHAAFENNEVVRGTLTKRIKGGVVVDLFGIDAFLPGSQIDLRQIPDINALIGQEYDLKVIKVNKARRNIVVSRRVVLEEERNKQRGDVLETLEKGQVRKGIVKNITDFGAFIDLGGVDGLLHITDMSYKRINHPTELLQLGQEVEVMVLDFNDKKERISLGMKQLKPHPWKDIAERYPEGAIVKGKVVSITDYGAFVELDSGVEGLIHVSEMSWTQHVKHPSKILTVGQEVEAVVLKVEEDAERISLGMKQLESDPWDSIETELPPGARVVGEIRNIASFGAFVEIKEGVDGLIHVSDMSWTKKITHPNEMVKKGDKVECVVLAVDKEKRRISLSMKHLTEDPWDTIDNTYPVNSEVKGKIVRMLDRGVVVELADGIEGFIPVSKLTAEYIKVPADAFKVGDEVPAVVTEIDQNNRKIFLSVVDYFKNRESAELKAWMDSHKPGESGTTIGEAAAPKKKASKKKADAEAEA
- a CDS encoding acyltransferase family protein encodes the protein MGRIAWIDNCKALAISIVVLGHLESIYLVNEVLFSFAMPAFFFLSGYTFKRSASAPFIEFIRKKFRSLIIPYFGFSAILFAFWFLVRRNFGLTGQQPGITVPDVLLQIVRGVNSESFVTPLWFLTCLFVTELFFWGLQKFIKKQPAIWAIILVLFGFGIYYWFYMDIQHFSHAFWNVDQACFYLYFLSIGFAFSSRNLAERLFCNLKRNLATALVLPAVFTVAFIARESTTTTWQILLLQAVMCNASLFAFIAIGNAIPQNKILNFIGQNTLTILALHIIVQSLLRGTLLKAVHLDPELLQNSLGLSLLLTLVTLAALVPAILLINRFIPWLAGKRKVR
- a CDS encoding phosphopantothenate--cysteine ligase family flavoprotein, whose translation is MNLAGKKILLGVSGGIAVYKSCELLRLLQKKGAEVRVCMTDAATEFVASLTFASLSKCPVYLKNGAVEARPFQHIDFPRWADLYLVVPATANVIGKFACGIADDPVSLCFISCTCPRVIAPAMNVAMYNSPAVKRNLEILRGFEDTTVLESPAGELACGEVGQGRLMEPAEIVKWLEGASLPLAAAACASSATPSPKGTAPKTPAPAIPVAVDIPPTQDASLPGYGKKVLLTAGRTEEAIDPVRYISNRSSGKTAVALASVFFANGFEVEVVAGPMEAKFPGGVKVTRVTSARDMHDAVLERMKSASALVHCAAVADYRPKVAATEKIKDSRSQLILELEPNPNILRDSVAQKRDNQVIVGFALETDHFEEHAAEKLAKSGADALLLNAPVAADSGFGRDCVRFALVEKGKPVPPLAMGEKVDLAETILNFCLERLNG